In Desulfovibrio sp. 86, the following proteins share a genomic window:
- a CDS encoding methyl-accepting chemotaxis protein, with the protein MKMGIMNKMMLTILVPSLLGLTAVCGLSYWQAEHSLTEQVAHEFDSVIDKQIEGLGSVQQMTHGLIRTNAESAHVKKALFTRTGNQAGLDSLGEPDVQSVLDDLSQHFGMVNGAGLIDASGIVVAHTTREMIGNNLRDRKSVQVALAGQMSMENIRNHAGEMSTMVAAPVMAQGKSQGVLYAYMSLARLSESTTDTIKMGKHGYCAVYDSTGTAIMHPDKSLLGKDCSQEPFVKAALVSGSGSVHFARGEQQMVAYYRHMPESNWHVVMVADRDEMLAPTSRLLKANVLVGIVTALVLGVVIVFVSRGIARSLKISEKYVQVVAGGNFNPEPHEEEALAKAASRSDEIGGLSSGIQSMVGKLRGLFKESEEKTHQAEVATGEARVAMQEAQEARKEAETARQDGMLTAAGQLETSIGVISSASTQLAAQIEQSDRSATEAAQRLSEAATAMNEMNATVQEVARNASSASEASVHTREKARAGAHIVEQAVQSIEAVRRMSEELKGDMAELNEHAQSISQIMNVISDIADQTNLLALNAAIEAARAGDAGRGFAVVADEVRKLAEKTMDSTKDVSHAIRSIQDSTAKSMGSMDNAVGQIAQATDFASQSGQALEEIVATVEATADQVNAIATASEEQSAASEEINQSIVLVNEISRQSAMAMAEATQAVSDLAGQAHTLKNLVAQMKLG; encoded by the coding sequence ATGAAAATGGGAATAATGAACAAGATGATGCTTACCATTCTGGTTCCATCCCTACTGGGCCTGACTGCGGTATGCGGTCTCAGTTATTGGCAGGCAGAACATTCGCTCACAGAGCAGGTCGCGCATGAGTTCGACAGCGTTATAGACAAGCAGATTGAAGGGCTGGGTTCTGTGCAGCAAATGACGCACGGCCTCATCAGAACCAATGCCGAATCGGCCCATGTCAAAAAGGCCCTGTTCACCCGCACAGGCAATCAGGCTGGCCTCGACAGCCTGGGCGAGCCGGATGTCCAGAGCGTGCTTGACGATCTTTCGCAGCATTTTGGCATGGTTAATGGTGCAGGATTGATAGATGCGTCAGGCATTGTGGTGGCCCATACCACCAGGGAAATGATCGGCAACAACCTGCGCGACCGTAAGTCTGTGCAGGTGGCCCTTGCCGGTCAGATGAGCATGGAAAACATCCGTAACCATGCGGGTGAAATGTCCACCATGGTGGCGGCTCCGGTCATGGCCCAGGGCAAATCGCAGGGCGTTTTGTACGCCTACATGAGTCTGGCCCGTCTGAGCGAGAGCACCACAGACACCATCAAGATGGGTAAACACGGGTATTGCGCCGTATATGACAGTACGGGGACGGCCATCATGCATCCCGACAAGTCTTTGCTGGGCAAGGACTGCAGCCAGGAACCCTTTGTGAAGGCAGCCCTGGTCAGCGGAAGCGGGAGCGTGCATTTCGCCCGTGGCGAGCAGCAAATGGTGGCCTACTACCGGCATATGCCCGAAAGCAACTGGCATGTGGTCATGGTCGCGGACAGGGACGAGATGCTCGCACCCACAAGCAGGCTTCTCAAGGCCAACGTGCTTGTGGGCATAGTCACGGCGCTTGTGCTCGGCGTGGTCATTGTGTTTGTGTCGCGGGGCATAGCGCGATCCCTGAAGATCAGCGAAAAGTATGTGCAGGTGGTGGCAGGCGGCAACTTTAACCCTGAGCCGCATGAAGAGGAAGCCCTGGCCAAAGCCGCCAGCAGAAGTGATGAGATTGGCGGGCTTTCCAGCGGCATCCAGAGTATGGTGGGCAAGCTGCGCGGCCTGTTCAAAGAAAGCGAAGAAAAAACCCATCAGGCGGAGGTGGCAACGGGCGAAGCCCGCGTGGCCATGCAAGAGGCCCAGGAGGCGCGCAAGGAAGCCGAAACCGCCCGTCAGGACGGCATGCTGACCGCCGCCGGGCAACTGGAAACCTCCATCGGCGTCATTTCTTCCGCCTCAACCCAGCTTGCCGCACAGATAGAACAGTCCGACCGCAGCGCCACAGAGGCGGCGCAGCGCCTCTCCGAGGCGGCCACTGCCATGAACGAGATGAACGCCACGGTGCAGGAAGTGGCCCGCAACGCGAGCTCGGCGTCAGAAGCTTCGGTGCACACCAGAGAAAAGGCCCGGGCTGGCGCGCACATCGTCGAGCAGGCCGTGCAAAGCATCGAAGCCGTGCGGCGCATGTCCGAGGAACTCAAGGGCGACATGGCCGAGCTTAACGAACACGCCCAAAGCATTTCGCAAATCATGAATGTCATTTCCGACATCGCCGACCAGACCAATTTGCTGGCCCTCAACGCGGCCATTGAGGCCGCCCGGGCGGGCGACGCCGGGCGGGGTTTTGCCGTGGTGGCCGACGAGGTGCGCAAACTGGCCGAAAAAACAATGGATTCCACCAAGGATGTCAGCCATGCCATCAGGTCCATTCAGGACAGCACGGCCAAGAGTATGGGGTCAATGGACAACGCGGTAGGCCAGATTGCCCAGGCCACGGACTTCGCCAGTCAGTCCGGGCAGGCGCTGGAGGAAATAGTGGCAACAGTGGAGGCCACGGCGGATCAGGTCAACGCCATTGCCACTGCCAGCGAAGAACAGTCCGCAGCCAGCGAAGAAATCAATCAGAGCATTGTGCTCGTCAACGAGATATCGCGGCAGAGCGCCATGGCCATGGCAGAGGCTACACAGGCGGTTTCCGATCTGGCTGGCCAGGCGCATACCCTGAAAAACCTCGTGGCGCAGATGAAGCTCGGCTAG